TGGTCGTCCATGAAGGGGTTGTTCGCCGGAGGCAGGACGGCCGTCCACATCAGCACCAGCAGCAGGCCACCCGCCGCGGCGGCGATGCGCACCCCGACGCCGAGCAGCAGTGCCGCACCGATGGCCGCCAACCCGATCATGAACAGCCAGTCTGCCCAGGCGGCTCCGGCGATGCCGTTGTAGAAGCCCTGGAACGGGCCGGCGGCACCGAAGGTGAGGAAGCCCTCGGTCGGGCTGCCCCCGTTGATCCAGGCGTTCTTCGTCTCGGTGGCGAACCCCAGGCCGAACATCTTGTCCAGGAAGGCCCAGAGGAAGACCCAGCCCAGCGCCAGGCGGAGCCCGGCGAGCAGGTAACGGGTGGCCCGCTTCCGGGTGGTCTGCTCCCGGACGGTCTCGGCCCCCGGGGTCTTGATGGCGGTGTTCCGCTCGATCATCGCGGTCATCGTGTCCACGTCCCTTCTCTGCTTCGCACCGCATCTCCCGGTGGCACTTCTATTGGACGCCGTGGGAGAGCCGGCGGTCAGGGCCGACCGGGCCGTAACCGGGCGGGACCTTCGACCCGTGTCCGCCGGGACCTC
This is a stretch of genomic DNA from Micromonospora sp. WMMD1082. It encodes these proteins:
- a CDS encoding DoxX family membrane protein; translation: MDTMTAMIERNTAIKTPGAETVREQTTRKRATRYLLAGLRLALGWVFLWAFLDKMFGLGFATETKNAWINGGSPTEGFLTFGAAGPFQGFYNGIAGAAWADWLFMIGLAAIGAALLLGVGVRIAAAAGGLLLVLMWTAVLPPANNPFMDDHLVYAGVLALLAVTNAGDTLGLGRTWARLPIVQRFGWLR